Proteins found in one Neofelis nebulosa isolate mNeoNeb1 chromosome 3, mNeoNeb1.pri, whole genome shotgun sequence genomic segment:
- the SHROOM3 gene encoding protein Shroom3 isoform X1 has product MMKATENLDKTTAVLNPNRTPKGRYIYLEAFLQGGAPWGFTLKGGLEHGEPLIISKIEEGGKADSVSSKLRAGDEVVHINEVVLSSSRREAVSLVKGSYKTLRLLVRRDACADPGPAGTSTSDSLSPEPLTSDPQHRKAAWSGGVKLRPKHRRSDPAGRPHSWHLTKLGEKQPEGSMMQITPGTIGSPWPQRYHSSSSTSDLSNYDHAYLRRSPDHCSSQGSMESLEPSGGYPPCHLLSPAKSTSSIDQLSHLHNKRDSAYSSFSTSSSILEYPPPGISSRERSGSVDTTSARGGLLEGMRQADIRYVKTVYDPRRGVSAEYEVNSSALLLQGREARASADGQGYDKWHSVPRGKGAPPPSWSQQCPGSLETATSSLAPKAAAPLPPARSDSYAAFRQRERPNSWSSLDQKRFCRPQANVAASLKSPFLEEQLHTVLEKSPENSPPAKPKHNYPQKAQPGQPLLPTGIYPVPSLEPHFAQVPQPSVSGNGTLYPALAKESGYTAPHGACDKMATFDENGNQNGSSRSGFAFYQPLEPDSMSLVERKPETSAKCVPYRVHFPSVPENEEDTSLERQLAPLHGSSPHPNERKSTHSNKPYSNHHSLKVGEDKRSSRPSEPWEGDLHADHNANLQHRLERESLGQSPPNNFGRTKSAFSSLQNIPENLRRQSSMEPGRGAQEGYQDGRSTCVVNSKGEDSGRKAVPDHRSHLDRPVSYPRPEARTSALASFPSSDPRHEDPPSPPHQQTSSLGRRRLSSSSASALQGFQYGKPHCSVLEKVSKIEQREQGSQRPLSVGSSHYGHNYRPNRTVPNSHPFGKDFEETKGNIRFSDSTEPIGNGEQQHFKKEEPKLEEITWQPHSQQLRRGADGGCGPQLQGSEPLRRDTHLLRSQSTFQLLGETEQEPLWLDDRPSTPESPVLDAPFSRAYRNSIKDAQSRVLGATSFRRRDLEPGTPAASRAWRPRPASAHVGLRSPEAAASASPHTPRERHSVTPAEGDPARPALPATRRGPRRRLTPEQKKRSYSEPEKMNEVGISEEAEPAPSSAQKKGLRFTESTVADRRRIFERDGKACSTLSLSGPELKQFQQSALADYIQRKTGKRPSAAACSLQEPGPPRERAQSTYLQPGPAASEGPGLTSASSLCSLREPSLQLRREAAFLPAAAAAGDVGESPRAPRDRSSSFAGGHVFGELRRGDQAPRELLAGANYGPKGTQRVDRTPGEPSSWGAAARRAGKSMSAEDLLERSDVLAVPVHVRSRSSPTADKRQDVVLGENNSFGPVKDPYYLAGPGSRSVSCSERGHEDMLLLKHHPSLRWGGSGCKAVGGSSVPSECPGPLDHQRQASRTTPCPRLLPTGMQGHLTDTRAASLTPLSSALPSPVPSSSQAATDQLTGRDCQTGQQPLPPYTPAVTHRSNGHSLVQPASPRGHEPNSPEHGLEEATRKRVSLPQRPAPPRVKWAHTVREDSLPEESSSPDFGDLKHYKTQQTPPSSGSTLDSPLGAPSTPGRISLRISESVLLASPPPREDDDDEVFVKDLCPNAASSPAFELPPPPPPPLSQDTPVNSLDDFPPPPPHALYEAELDSEDHKEPCTSSSSKFAKVTVAKERPMPGTVHLVGSHIPASRSQTSIKGSEANETNPTSTMGALPQLAGALGKQPGPGQPSPIHNPVSGTQSLEKNVSSGPQKTSEDIRTEALAKEIVHQDKSLADILDPDSRMKTTMDLMEGLFPRDVNLLKENSIKRKAMQRTVNCAGYESKRSEDKEAMGVLVNCPAYYSVSAPKAELLNKIKDMPEEVNEEEEQVDVNEKKAELIGSLTHKLETLQEAKGSLLMDIKLNNALGEEVEALISELCKPNEFDKYKMFIGDLDKVVNLLLSLSGRLARVENVLSGLGEDASNEERSSLNEKRKVLAGQHEDARELKENLDRRERVVLDILANYLSEEQLQDYQHFVKMKSTLLIEQRKLDDKIKLGQEQVKCLLESLPSDFIPKAGALVLPPNLESETAPVGGCTLSGIFPTLTSPL; this is encoded by the exons CTCCTCTACCAGTGACCTCTCCAACTATGACCACGCGTACCTGAGGCGAAGCCCTGACCACTGCAGCTCCCAGGGGAGCAtggagagcctggagcccagtgggGGATACCCACCCTGCCATCTTCTCTCCCCTGCCAAGTCCACCAGCAGCATTGACCAGCTCAGCCACCTCCACAACAAGAGAGACTCGGCGTACAGCTCCTTCTCCACCAGCTCTAGCATCCTGGAGTATCCGCCCCCCGGCATCTCTAGCCGGGAGCGTTCAGGCTCCGTGGACACCACTTCTGCCCGGGGCGGCCTCCTAGAAGGGATGAGGCAGGCAGACATTCGCTATGTCAAGACAGTCTATGATCCCCGGAGGGGAGTCTCAGCAGAGTATGAGGTGAACTCTTCAGCCCTGCTTCTCCAAGGGAGGGAGGCCCGAGCATCAGCAGATGGTCAGGGCTATGATAAATGGCACAGTGTTCCTCGGGGCAAGGGGGCGCCCCCCCCATCCTGGAGCCAGCAATGCCCCGGTTCCTTGGAGACGGCCACTTCCAGCCTGGCTCCTAAAGCGGCCGCACCGCTGCCCCCAGCTCGGAGCGACAGTTATGCAGCCTTTCGGCAGCGAGAACGGCCCAACTCTTGGTCTAGCCTTGATCAGAAGCGGTTCTGTCGGCCTCAGGCAAACGTCGCAGCCTCCCTGAAATCTCCCTTCTTAGAGGAACAGCTGCATACTGTGCTAGAGAAGAGTCCAGAGAACAGCCCCCCAGCGAAGCCCAAGCATAATTACCCCCAGAAGGCCCAACCTGGCCAACCTCTACTGCCAACTGGCATCTACCCGGTACCTTCTCTGGAGCCACACtttgcccaggtgccccagccttctGTGAGTGGTAACGGCACGCTCTACCCAGCACTGGCCAAGGAGAGTGGGTATACAGCTCCCCACGGAGCTTGTGACAAAATGGCTACCTTTGACGAGAATGGGAACCAAAATGGATCTAGCAGGTCTGGGTTCGCCTTCTACCAGCCTCTAGAACCTGATTCAATGTCCCTGGTAGAGAGGAAACCTGAAACTTCAGCCAAATGTGTCCCCTACAGAGTCCATTTCCCTTCAGTACCTGAAAATGAGGAGGATACCTCACTGGAGAGACAGCTCGCCCCTCTCCACGGCAGCAGCCCACATCCCAACGAGAGAAAGAGCACCCACAGCAACAAACCATATTCTAATCACCACAGCCTCAAAGTGGGTGAAGACAAGAGATCTTCCAGGCCCTCAGAGCCCTGGGAGGGTGATTTACACGCAGACCACAATGCCAACCTGCAGCACAGGCTGGAGAGGGAGAGCCTAGGCCAGAGCCCGCCGAACAACTTTGGCAGGACCAAGTCAGCCTTCTCCTCTCTCCAGAACATTCCTGAGAATCTAAGaaggcagagcagcatggagccAGGAAGAGGAGCCCAGGAGGGCTACCAGGATGGCAGGTCCACCTGTGTAGTCAACAGCAAGGGGGAGGACTCTGGCAGGAAAGCTGTTCCCGATCACAGGAGCCACCTGGACAGGCCAGTTTCCTATCCAAGGCCCGAGGCGAGAACCAGTGCCTTGGCCTCTTTCCCAAGTTCAGACCCAAGGCACGAGgaccctccctctccaccccaccagCAGACATCCAGTCTGGGCCGGAGGCGGCTCAGCTCCAGCAGCGCCTCGGCTCTGCAGGGCTTTCAGTATGGGAAGCCTCACTGCTCCGTGCTGGAGAAGGTTTCCAAGATAGAGCAGCGAGAACAAGGGAGCCAGAGACCCCTAAGTGTGGGCAGCTCTCATTATGGCCATAACTACAGGCCCAACAGGACCGTTCCAAATTCTCATCCTTTTGGGAAGGACTTTGAGGAGACAAAAGGCAATATCCGTTTTTCCGACTCCACTGAACCCATAGGCAATGGGGAGCAGCAGCACTTCAAAAAGGAGGAGCCAAAGCTGGAAGAGATTACCTGGCAGCCACACAGTCAGCAGTTGAGGAGGGGTGCGGATGGCGGCTGTGGCCCCCAGCTCCAAGGCAGTGAGCCCCTGAGGCGGGACACGCACCTGCTCCGCAGCCAGAGCACCTTTCAGCTCTTAGGCGAGACGGAGCAGGAGCCCCTGTGGCTGGATGACAGGCCCAGCACGCCCGAGTCGCCGGTGCTGGACGCCCCTTTCAGCCGTGCCTACCGGAACAGCATCAAGGACGCGCAGTCCCGCGTCCTGGGGGCCACCTCCTTTCGACGCCGGGACCTCGAGCCGGGGACACCCGCGGCTTCGAGAGCCTGGCGTCCAAGGCCCGCCTCAGCCCACGTGGGGCTGCGGAGCCCGGAGGCGGCGGCTTCCGCCTCCCCGCACACCCCTCGTGAGCGGCACAGCGTGACCCCGGCCGAGGGCGACCCTGCCCGACCCGCGCTCCCTGCCACCCGAAGGGGGCCGCGCCGTCGCCTGACCCCCGAACAGAAGAAGCGCTCCTATTCGGAGCCCGAGAAGATGAACGAGGTGGGGATCTCGGAGGAGGCCGAGCCGGCGCCCTCGAGCGCGCAGAAGAAGGGGCTGCGTTTCACCGAGAGCACCGTGGCGGACCGGCGCCGCATCTTCGAGCGCGACGGCAAGGCCTGCTCGACGCTCAGCCTGTCGGGCCCCGAGCTGAAGCAGTTCCAGCAGAGCGCCCTGGCCGACTACATCCAGCGCAAGACCGGCAAGCGGCCCTCCGCCGCCGCCTGCAGCCTCCAGGAGCCCGGGCCACCGCGGGAGCGCGCCCAGAGCACCTACCTGCAGCCCGGCCCCGCGGCGTCCGAGGGCCCCGGCCTCACCTCGGCCTCCAGCCTCTGCTCGCTGCGGGAACCGAGCCTGCAGCTCCGCAGAGAGGCCGCCTTCCTACCCGCCGCAGCAGCGGCGGGGGACGTGGGGGAGTCCCCACGGGCCCCCAGAGATCGCAGCAGCTCCTTCGCTGGTGGTCATGTCTTTGGGGAGCTGCGACGTGGGGACCAAGCCCCGAGGGAGCTGCTCGCTGGAGCTAACTATGGGCCGAAGGGCACCCAGAGGGTGGACAGGACCCCTGGGGAGCCCTCCTCGTGGGGGGCCGCAGCCAGGAGGGCTGGGAAGTCCATGTCTGCTGAAGACCTGCTGGAGCGCTCAGACGTCCTGGCGGTTCCTGTCCATGTGAGATCACGGTCCTCTCCCACTGCAGACAAGCGTCAG GATGTGGTTTTGGGGGAAAACAACAGCTTTGGCCCTGTGAAGGATCCGTATTATTTGGCTGGCCCTGGGTCCAG GTCCGTCAGTTGTTCAGAAAGAGGCCACGAAGACATGCTGTTGCTCAAACACCATCCTAGCCTTCGTTGGGGTGGTTCAGGCTGCAAAGCAGTTGGTGGTTCCTCTGTACCCAGCGAATGTCCTGGACCCCTGGACCATCAGAGGCAGGCCAGCAGAACAACGCCTTGCCCCAGGCTGTTGCCCACAGGAATGCAAGGGCATCTCACAGACACCAGGGCTGCATCCCTGACCCCACTCAGCTCAGCTCTGCCTTCCCCCGTTCCCTCCAGCTCCCAGGCTGCGACCGATCAGCTGACTGGAAGGGACTGTCAGACAGGGCAACAGCCTCTTCCTCCATACACCCCAGCAGTGACCCACAGAAGCAATGGTCACAGCCTGGTCCAGCCTGCCAGTCCAAGAGGCCACGAGCCCAACAGCCCGGAGCATGGGCTAGAAGAGGCAACAAGGAAGCGGGTCTCGTTGCCTCAGCGGCCTGCCCCACCTCGGGTGAAGTGGGCCCACACGGTCAGAGAGGACAGCCTCCCTGAAGAATCCTCGTCACCTGATTTTGGAGACCTGAAGCACTACAAAACACAGCAGACTCCTCCAAGCTCAGGCAGCACTCTAGACTCGCCTCTTGGGGCCCCAAGCACTCCAGGGAGGATCTCCCTCCGAATATCTGAGTCGGTCCTGCTGGCCTCCCCACCACCTCgggaagatgatgatgatgaggtgTTTGTGAAGGACTTGTGCCCCAACGCCGCTTCCAGCCCCGCATTTgaacttcccccacccccaccgcctccGCTGAGCCAGGACACCCCAGTGAATAGCTTGGATGactttcctccacctcctccccacgCTCTGTATGAGGCAGAACTGGACAGTGAGGATCACAAGGAGCCCTGTACCAG CAGCTCCAGCAAATTTGCCAAGGTGACGGTTGCCAAGGAAAGGCCCATGCCTGGTACAGTCCATTTGGTTGGCAGTCATATACCAGCTTCCAGATCGCAAACTTCTATCAAGGGTTCAGAAGCCAACGAGACCAACCCAACCTCCACCATGGGCGCTCTGCCCCAACTTGCTGGGGCTCTTGGCAAGCAGCCAGGCCCCGGGCAGCCATCTCCCATCCACAACCCAGTCAGTGGGACTCAGAGTTTAGAAAAGAATGTTAGTTCTGGTCCTCAGAAGACCTCAGAAGACATCAGAACAGAGGCTCTGGCAAAGGAAATTGTCCACCAAGACAAATCTCTGGCAGACATTTTGGATCCagactccagaatgaagacaactaTGGACCTGATGGAAGGTTTGTTTCCCCGAGATGTAAACTTGTTGAAGGAGAACAGCATAAAGAGAAAGGCCATGCAAAGAACTGTCAACTGTGCAGGATATGAAAGCAAGAG GAGTGAAGACAAGGAGGCAATGGGCGTGCTGGTCAACTGTCCTGCCTACTACAGTGTGTCTGCTCCCAAGGCTGAGCTTCTGAACAAGATCAAGGATATGCCAGAGGAGGTGaatgaggaagaggagcaggTGGATGTCAATGAAAAGAAG GCCGAGCTCATTGGAAGCCTCACCCACAAGCTTGAGACCCTGCAGGAAGCGAAAGGGAGTCTGCTGATGGACATCAAGCTCAATAATGCCTTGGGGGAAGAGGTGGAGGCTTTGATCAGTGAGCTCTGCAAGCCGAATGAGTTTGACAAGTACAAGATGTTCATCGGGGATTTGGACAAGGTGGTAAACCTGCTGCTCTCCCTCTCAGGGCGCCTGGCCCGTGTGGAAAACGTCCTTAGCGGCCTCGGTGAAGATGCCAGTAATGAAGAAAGG AGCTCCCTCAACGAGAAGAGGAAGGTCTTGGCTGGGCAGCACGAGGATGCCCGGGAGCTCAAGGAGAACCTGGATCGGAGGGAGCGTGTAGTGTTGGACATCCTGGCCAACTACCTGTCAGAGGAGCAGCTCCAGGATTACCAGCATTTCGTGAAAATGAAGTCAACACTCCTCATTGAGCAGCGAAAGCTGGACGACAAGATCAAGCTAGGCCAGGAACAAGTCAAGTGTCTGCTGGAGAGCCTCCCGTCTGATTTCATTCCCAAGGCAGGGGCCTTGGTTCTGCCCCCAAACCTTGAGAGTGAAACGGCTCCTGTTGGGGGGTGTACTTTAAGTGGTATTTTTCCAACATTAACCTCCCCACTTTAA
- the SHROOM3 gene encoding protein Shroom3 isoform X2, producing the protein MMKATENLDKTTAVLNPNRTPKGRYIYLEAFLQGGAPWGFTLKGGLEHGEPLIISKIEEGGKADSVSSKLRAGDEVVHINEVVLSSSRREAVSLVKGSYKTLRLLVRRDACADPGPAGTSTSDSLSPEPLTSDPQHRKAAWSGGVKLRPKHRRSDPAGRPHSWHLTKLGEKQPEGSMMQITPGTIGSPWPQRYHSSSSTSDLSNYDHAYLRRSPDHCSSQGSMESLEPSGGYPPCHLLSPAKSTSSIDQLSHLHNKRDSAYSSFSTSSSILEYPPPGISSRERSGSVDTTSARGGLLEGMRQADIRYVKTVYDPRRGVSAEYEVNSSALLLQGREARASADGQGYDKWHSVPRGKGAPPPSWSQQCPGSLETATSSLAPKAAAPLPPARSDSYAAFRQRERPNSWSSLDQKRFCRPQANVAASLKSPFLEEQLHTVLEKSPENSPPAKPKHNYPQKAQPGQPLLPTGIYPVPSLEPHFAQVPQPSVSGNGTLYPALAKESGYTAPHGACDKMATFDENGNQNGSSRSGFAFYQPLEPDSMSLVERKPETSAKCVPYRVHFPSVPENEEDTSLERQLAPLHGSSPHPNERKSTHSNKPYSNHHSLKVGEDKRSSRPSEPWEGDLHADHNANLQHRLERESLGQSPPNNFGRTKSAFSSLQNIPENLRRQSSMEPGRGAQEGYQDGRSTCVVNSKGEDSGRKAVPDHRSHLDRPVSYPRPEARTSALASFPSSDPRHEDPPSPPHQQTSSLGRRRLSSSSASALQGFQYGKPHCSVLEKVSKIEQREQGSQRPLSVGSSHYGHNYRPNRTVPNSHPFGKDFEETKGNIRFSDSTEPIGNGEQQHFKKEEPKLEEITWQPHSQQLRRGADGGCGPQLQGSEPLRRDTHLLRSQSTFQLLGETEQEPLWLDDRPSTPESPVLDAPFSRAYRNSIKDAQSRVLGATSFRRRDLEPGTPAASRAWRPRPASAHVGLRSPEAAASASPHTPRERHSVTPAEGDPARPALPATRRGPRRRLTPEQKKRSYSEPEKMNEVGISEEAEPAPSSAQKKGLRFTESTVADRRRIFERDGKACSTLSLSGPELKQFQQSALADYIQRKTGKRPSAAACSLQEPGPPRERAQSTYLQPGPAASEGPGLTSASSLCSLREPSLQLRREAAFLPAAAAAGDVGESPRAPRDRSSSFAGGHVFGELRRGDQAPRELLAGANYGPKGTQRVDRTPGEPSSWGAAARRAGKSMSAEDLLERSDVLAVPVHVRSRSSPTADKRQDVVLGENNSFGPVKDPYYLAGPGSRSVSCSERGHEDMLLLKHHPSLRWGGSGCKAVGGSSVPSECPGPLDHQRQASRTTPCPRLLPTGMQGHLTDTRAASLTPLSSALPSPVPSSSQAATDQLTGRDCQTGQQPLPPYTPAVTHRSNGHSLVQPASPRGHEPNSPEHGLEEATRKRVSLPQRPAPPRVKWAHTVREDSLPEESSSPDFGDLKHYKTQQTPPSSGSTLDSPLGAPSTPGRISLRISESVLLASPPPREDDDDEVFVKDLCPNAASSPAFELPPPPPPPLSQDTPVNSLDDFPPPPPHALYEAELDSEDHKEPCTSSSKFAKVTVAKERPMPGTVHLVGSHIPASRSQTSIKGSEANETNPTSTMGALPQLAGALGKQPGPGQPSPIHNPVSGTQSLEKNVSSGPQKTSEDIRTEALAKEIVHQDKSLADILDPDSRMKTTMDLMEGLFPRDVNLLKENSIKRKAMQRTVNCAGYESKRSEDKEAMGVLVNCPAYYSVSAPKAELLNKIKDMPEEVNEEEEQVDVNEKKAELIGSLTHKLETLQEAKGSLLMDIKLNNALGEEVEALISELCKPNEFDKYKMFIGDLDKVVNLLLSLSGRLARVENVLSGLGEDASNEERSSLNEKRKVLAGQHEDARELKENLDRRERVVLDILANYLSEEQLQDYQHFVKMKSTLLIEQRKLDDKIKLGQEQVKCLLESLPSDFIPKAGALVLPPNLESETAPVGGCTLSGIFPTLTSPL; encoded by the exons CTCCTCTACCAGTGACCTCTCCAACTATGACCACGCGTACCTGAGGCGAAGCCCTGACCACTGCAGCTCCCAGGGGAGCAtggagagcctggagcccagtgggGGATACCCACCCTGCCATCTTCTCTCCCCTGCCAAGTCCACCAGCAGCATTGACCAGCTCAGCCACCTCCACAACAAGAGAGACTCGGCGTACAGCTCCTTCTCCACCAGCTCTAGCATCCTGGAGTATCCGCCCCCCGGCATCTCTAGCCGGGAGCGTTCAGGCTCCGTGGACACCACTTCTGCCCGGGGCGGCCTCCTAGAAGGGATGAGGCAGGCAGACATTCGCTATGTCAAGACAGTCTATGATCCCCGGAGGGGAGTCTCAGCAGAGTATGAGGTGAACTCTTCAGCCCTGCTTCTCCAAGGGAGGGAGGCCCGAGCATCAGCAGATGGTCAGGGCTATGATAAATGGCACAGTGTTCCTCGGGGCAAGGGGGCGCCCCCCCCATCCTGGAGCCAGCAATGCCCCGGTTCCTTGGAGACGGCCACTTCCAGCCTGGCTCCTAAAGCGGCCGCACCGCTGCCCCCAGCTCGGAGCGACAGTTATGCAGCCTTTCGGCAGCGAGAACGGCCCAACTCTTGGTCTAGCCTTGATCAGAAGCGGTTCTGTCGGCCTCAGGCAAACGTCGCAGCCTCCCTGAAATCTCCCTTCTTAGAGGAACAGCTGCATACTGTGCTAGAGAAGAGTCCAGAGAACAGCCCCCCAGCGAAGCCCAAGCATAATTACCCCCAGAAGGCCCAACCTGGCCAACCTCTACTGCCAACTGGCATCTACCCGGTACCTTCTCTGGAGCCACACtttgcccaggtgccccagccttctGTGAGTGGTAACGGCACGCTCTACCCAGCACTGGCCAAGGAGAGTGGGTATACAGCTCCCCACGGAGCTTGTGACAAAATGGCTACCTTTGACGAGAATGGGAACCAAAATGGATCTAGCAGGTCTGGGTTCGCCTTCTACCAGCCTCTAGAACCTGATTCAATGTCCCTGGTAGAGAGGAAACCTGAAACTTCAGCCAAATGTGTCCCCTACAGAGTCCATTTCCCTTCAGTACCTGAAAATGAGGAGGATACCTCACTGGAGAGACAGCTCGCCCCTCTCCACGGCAGCAGCCCACATCCCAACGAGAGAAAGAGCACCCACAGCAACAAACCATATTCTAATCACCACAGCCTCAAAGTGGGTGAAGACAAGAGATCTTCCAGGCCCTCAGAGCCCTGGGAGGGTGATTTACACGCAGACCACAATGCCAACCTGCAGCACAGGCTGGAGAGGGAGAGCCTAGGCCAGAGCCCGCCGAACAACTTTGGCAGGACCAAGTCAGCCTTCTCCTCTCTCCAGAACATTCCTGAGAATCTAAGaaggcagagcagcatggagccAGGAAGAGGAGCCCAGGAGGGCTACCAGGATGGCAGGTCCACCTGTGTAGTCAACAGCAAGGGGGAGGACTCTGGCAGGAAAGCTGTTCCCGATCACAGGAGCCACCTGGACAGGCCAGTTTCCTATCCAAGGCCCGAGGCGAGAACCAGTGCCTTGGCCTCTTTCCCAAGTTCAGACCCAAGGCACGAGgaccctccctctccaccccaccagCAGACATCCAGTCTGGGCCGGAGGCGGCTCAGCTCCAGCAGCGCCTCGGCTCTGCAGGGCTTTCAGTATGGGAAGCCTCACTGCTCCGTGCTGGAGAAGGTTTCCAAGATAGAGCAGCGAGAACAAGGGAGCCAGAGACCCCTAAGTGTGGGCAGCTCTCATTATGGCCATAACTACAGGCCCAACAGGACCGTTCCAAATTCTCATCCTTTTGGGAAGGACTTTGAGGAGACAAAAGGCAATATCCGTTTTTCCGACTCCACTGAACCCATAGGCAATGGGGAGCAGCAGCACTTCAAAAAGGAGGAGCCAAAGCTGGAAGAGATTACCTGGCAGCCACACAGTCAGCAGTTGAGGAGGGGTGCGGATGGCGGCTGTGGCCCCCAGCTCCAAGGCAGTGAGCCCCTGAGGCGGGACACGCACCTGCTCCGCAGCCAGAGCACCTTTCAGCTCTTAGGCGAGACGGAGCAGGAGCCCCTGTGGCTGGATGACAGGCCCAGCACGCCCGAGTCGCCGGTGCTGGACGCCCCTTTCAGCCGTGCCTACCGGAACAGCATCAAGGACGCGCAGTCCCGCGTCCTGGGGGCCACCTCCTTTCGACGCCGGGACCTCGAGCCGGGGACACCCGCGGCTTCGAGAGCCTGGCGTCCAAGGCCCGCCTCAGCCCACGTGGGGCTGCGGAGCCCGGAGGCGGCGGCTTCCGCCTCCCCGCACACCCCTCGTGAGCGGCACAGCGTGACCCCGGCCGAGGGCGACCCTGCCCGACCCGCGCTCCCTGCCACCCGAAGGGGGCCGCGCCGTCGCCTGACCCCCGAACAGAAGAAGCGCTCCTATTCGGAGCCCGAGAAGATGAACGAGGTGGGGATCTCGGAGGAGGCCGAGCCGGCGCCCTCGAGCGCGCAGAAGAAGGGGCTGCGTTTCACCGAGAGCACCGTGGCGGACCGGCGCCGCATCTTCGAGCGCGACGGCAAGGCCTGCTCGACGCTCAGCCTGTCGGGCCCCGAGCTGAAGCAGTTCCAGCAGAGCGCCCTGGCCGACTACATCCAGCGCAAGACCGGCAAGCGGCCCTCCGCCGCCGCCTGCAGCCTCCAGGAGCCCGGGCCACCGCGGGAGCGCGCCCAGAGCACCTACCTGCAGCCCGGCCCCGCGGCGTCCGAGGGCCCCGGCCTCACCTCGGCCTCCAGCCTCTGCTCGCTGCGGGAACCGAGCCTGCAGCTCCGCAGAGAGGCCGCCTTCCTACCCGCCGCAGCAGCGGCGGGGGACGTGGGGGAGTCCCCACGGGCCCCCAGAGATCGCAGCAGCTCCTTCGCTGGTGGTCATGTCTTTGGGGAGCTGCGACGTGGGGACCAAGCCCCGAGGGAGCTGCTCGCTGGAGCTAACTATGGGCCGAAGGGCACCCAGAGGGTGGACAGGACCCCTGGGGAGCCCTCCTCGTGGGGGGCCGCAGCCAGGAGGGCTGGGAAGTCCATGTCTGCTGAAGACCTGCTGGAGCGCTCAGACGTCCTGGCGGTTCCTGTCCATGTGAGATCACGGTCCTCTCCCACTGCAGACAAGCGTCAG GATGTGGTTTTGGGGGAAAACAACAGCTTTGGCCCTGTGAAGGATCCGTATTATTTGGCTGGCCCTGGGTCCAG GTCCGTCAGTTGTTCAGAAAGAGGCCACGAAGACATGCTGTTGCTCAAACACCATCCTAGCCTTCGTTGGGGTGGTTCAGGCTGCAAAGCAGTTGGTGGTTCCTCTGTACCCAGCGAATGTCCTGGACCCCTGGACCATCAGAGGCAGGCCAGCAGAACAACGCCTTGCCCCAGGCTGTTGCCCACAGGAATGCAAGGGCATCTCACAGACACCAGGGCTGCATCCCTGACCCCACTCAGCTCAGCTCTGCCTTCCCCCGTTCCCTCCAGCTCCCAGGCTGCGACCGATCAGCTGACTGGAAGGGACTGTCAGACAGGGCAACAGCCTCTTCCTCCATACACCCCAGCAGTGACCCACAGAAGCAATGGTCACAGCCTGGTCCAGCCTGCCAGTCCAAGAGGCCACGAGCCCAACAGCCCGGAGCATGGGCTAGAAGAGGCAACAAGGAAGCGGGTCTCGTTGCCTCAGCGGCCTGCCCCACCTCGGGTGAAGTGGGCCCACACGGTCAGAGAGGACAGCCTCCCTGAAGAATCCTCGTCACCTGATTTTGGAGACCTGAAGCACTACAAAACACAGCAGACTCCTCCAAGCTCAGGCAGCACTCTAGACTCGCCTCTTGGGGCCCCAAGCACTCCAGGGAGGATCTCCCTCCGAATATCTGAGTCGGTCCTGCTGGCCTCCCCACCACCTCgggaagatgatgatgatgaggtgTTTGTGAAGGACTTGTGCCCCAACGCCGCTTCCAGCCCCGCATTTgaacttcccccacccccaccgcctccGCTGAGCCAGGACACCCCAGTGAATAGCTTGGATGactttcctccacctcctccccacgCTCTGTATGAGGCAGAACTGGACAGTGAGGATCACAAGGAGCCCTGTACCAG CTCCAGCAAATTTGCCAAGGTGACGGTTGCCAAGGAAAGGCCCATGCCTGGTACAGTCCATTTGGTTGGCAGTCATATACCAGCTTCCAGATCGCAAACTTCTATCAAGGGTTCAGAAGCCAACGAGACCAACCCAACCTCCACCATGGGCGCTCTGCCCCAACTTGCTGGGGCTCTTGGCAAGCAGCCAGGCCCCGGGCAGCCATCTCCCATCCACAACCCAGTCAGTGGGACTCAGAGTTTAGAAAAGAATGTTAGTTCTGGTCCTCAGAAGACCTCAGAAGACATCAGAACAGAGGCTCTGGCAAAGGAAATTGTCCACCAAGACAAATCTCTGGCAGACATTTTGGATCCagactccagaatgaagacaactaTGGACCTGATGGAAGGTTTGTTTCCCCGAGATGTAAACTTGTTGAAGGAGAACAGCATAAAGAGAAAGGCCATGCAAAGAACTGTCAACTGTGCAGGATATGAAAGCAAGAG GAGTGAAGACAAGGAGGCAATGGGCGTGCTGGTCAACTGTCCTGCCTACTACAGTGTGTCTGCTCCCAAGGCTGAGCTTCTGAACAAGATCAAGGATATGCCAGAGGAGGTGaatgaggaagaggagcaggTGGATGTCAATGAAAAGAAG GCCGAGCTCATTGGAAGCCTCACCCACAAGCTTGAGACCCTGCAGGAAGCGAAAGGGAGTCTGCTGATGGACATCAAGCTCAATAATGCCTTGGGGGAAGAGGTGGAGGCTTTGATCAGTGAGCTCTGCAAGCCGAATGAGTTTGACAAGTACAAGATGTTCATCGGGGATTTGGACAAGGTGGTAAACCTGCTGCTCTCCCTCTCAGGGCGCCTGGCCCGTGTGGAAAACGTCCTTAGCGGCCTCGGTGAAGATGCCAGTAATGAAGAAAGG AGCTCCCTCAACGAGAAGAGGAAGGTCTTGGCTGGGCAGCACGAGGATGCCCGGGAGCTCAAGGAGAACCTGGATCGGAGGGAGCGTGTAGTGTTGGACATCCTGGCCAACTACCTGTCAGAGGAGCAGCTCCAGGATTACCAGCATTTCGTGAAAATGAAGTCAACACTCCTCATTGAGCAGCGAAAGCTGGACGACAAGATCAAGCTAGGCCAGGAACAAGTCAAGTGTCTGCTGGAGAGCCTCCCGTCTGATTTCATTCCCAAGGCAGGGGCCTTGGTTCTGCCCCCAAACCTTGAGAGTGAAACGGCTCCTGTTGGGGGGTGTACTTTAAGTGGTATTTTTCCAACATTAACCTCCCCACTTTAA